CGCCCGGCGCCGGCGCGAGGTGTCCCGCCGCGGCGACGCGGACGGTGCGCTCACCCGCGCGCAGGCTCAGCTGGACCAGGCGCTGGCGCTCGAGCGCGACGCGCTGGCCGGCCGCCAGGACGACGACGCCCGCTTCGACGAGACCCGGCTGGCCTCGCTGCCGCGCTCGACGAGCCGGGCGGTGCAGGAGCTCGCCGACTACGCCTGGAGCTCCCCCGAGGCGCAGGAGCTCTACCAGGGCATCCTCGACGGGCTGCAGCAGGAGGTCCTCGACCACCAGTTCGACGGCATCTCCGACGCCCTGCGCCAGATGGCCGAGGGCGGCGGGCAGGAGTCGTCGGAGGCGCTGCAGAAGATGCTCGGCGACCTCGACGACCTGCTCGAGGCCCACGCCCGCGGCGAGGACACCACCGAGCAGTTCGAGCAGTTCATGGCCGAGCACGGCGACCTGGTGCCGGGCGAGCCCAAGGACACCGACGAGCTCGTCGACGCCCTGGCCCGGCGCAGCGCGGAGGCCCAGCGGCTCCTGCAGTCGATGAGCCCGCAGCAGCGCGCCGAGCTCGCCGCGCTCACCGAGGCCGCCCTGGGCCGCGACCCCGGTCTCGCCGAGGCGATGGCGCGGCTGTCGCAGCGGCTGCGCGAGGCCCGGCCGGAGGCGTTCCAGCGCGGGCCCGGCCGCGGCGGCCTGTCGGGCGAGGAGCCGCTCGGCTACGGCGAGGCCGCGAGCGCCCTGGGCGAGCTCGCCGACCTCGACGACCTGCTGGACTCCCTGGGCCAGGAGCACCCCGGCGCCACCCTCGACGACGTCGACGTCGAGCAGGTGGAGCGGGCGCTGGGCCGCAGCGCGGCGCAGGAGGTGGCCGCGCTGAAGGAGCTGGAGCGGCAGCTGCGCGAGCAGGGCTGGGTGACCGGTCCCGCCGAGGAGGCCCGCCTCAGCCCCAAGGCCATGCGGCGGCTCGGCCAGTCCGCGCTGCGGGCGATCGCCCAGCGGCTCACCGGCCGCGGCCGGGGCGAGCACGACGACCCGCGCGCCGGCTCGTCCGGGGAGCCGACCGGCGCCTGGCGGGAGTGGCGCTTCGGCGACGAGCAGCCGCTCGACGTGGTGCGGACCGTGCAGAACGCGGTCCTGCGCAGCGCCCAGCAGCCGGGCGGGCGCAGCGGCGGCGCGGTGCGTCTCGCCGTGGAGGACATGGCCGTCGTGGAGACCGAGGACCGCAGCCGCGCGGCCGTCGCGCTGTGCGTCGACCTGTCCTTCTCCATGGTCAGCGAGGGGCGCTGGGCTCCGATGAAGCGGACGGCGCTGGCGCTGCAGCACCTCGTCAGCAGCCGCTACGCCCACGACTCGCTGCAGGTCATCGGCTTCGACCGGCACGCCCGCCCCATGACGACCACCGAGCTCGCGCACGTGGAGCCGGAGTACGTCCAGGGGACCAACCTCGCCCACGCGCTGGCCCTGGCCCGCGAGCACGTCTCGCGCCACCCCGACGCCACCCCCGTCGTCCTCGTCGTCACCGACGGCGAGCCGACCGCGCACAACGAGACGTGGACGATGCCCGACGGCTCGGTCGAGGTCGAGGCCGTGTTCGACTGGCCGCCCCGGCCGGAGACGGTGCAGGCGACGGTGCGCGAGGTGGACGCCCTCACGCGGATGCGGGTGCCGATCGACGTGGTCATGCTCGGCGAGGACCCGGGCCTGGTCCGCTTCGTCGACGCGATCGCCCGCCGCAACGGCGGACGGGTGCTGTCGGCGGACCCGGACCGGCTCGGCGGCGCGGTGGTCGCGGACTACCTGCGGGCCCGTCGCGGCTGACCCTCGGCGCGACCGGGCTCAGGTAAGACCCGGTCGCTCTGCGTGACACCCGACCGCTGCATGGGTGCTGTCGCCGGGTCGTGGACGCCCGATGGTCACGGAGGGTCATCCGGGACGCGCGCGCGAGCCTAGCCTCGGGGTGCCCGGGTACCCGCCCGGCACCGTCTGGACGAGGACCGCATGACGCACCTGCAGGTACGACAGACCCGCCCGCGGCGGCAGACGGCGACGTTCGTCGTGATCGTCGCCCTGGTCCTCGTGGCGGCGGTCGTCGCGTCCCTGGCGCTGGCCGCCGACGTCACCGTGCGCGCCCGCTACGACTCGCGGATCGAGCGCTTCGACGACCCCGCCGCCGCCCTGTCCGAGGCGTCGCGGCCCGCGCCGGTGCCCGGCGAGGCCCGCACGTACCTGCTGCTCGGCAGCGACAGCCGCGTCTCGGCCGGCGACGCCTCGCAGTGGGCTGCCGGCGCCCAGCGCACCGACGCGATCATGCTCGTCCACCTGCCCGCCGACCGGTCCGGGCTGTACGTCATGTCGATCCCCCGCGACAGCTGGGTCGACGTCCCCGGGCACGGCCGGGCCAAGATCAACGCCGCGTTCTCCTGGGGCGGCCCGGCGCTGCTCGTGCAGACCGTCGAGCAGCTGACCGGCCTGCGCGTCGACCACGTCGGCGTCGTGGACTTCGAGGGCTTCGTCGCCATGACCGACGCGCTGGGCGGGGTCGAGGTCACCGTCCCGGAGGCCACGCAGGACGCCCGCGCGTCGTTCCCCGCCGGGACGTCGACCATGGACGGCGAGCAGGCGCTGGACTACGTGCGGCAGCGGTACGGCCTGGACGACGGGGACCTGGACCGCGTCAGGCGTCACCAGAACTGGGTCCGGGCCGTGCTGCGGGGGGC
This genomic interval from Aquipuribacter hungaricus contains the following:
- a CDS encoding LCP family protein, producing MTHLQVRQTRPRRQTATFVVIVALVLVAAVVASLALAADVTVRARYDSRIERFDDPAAALSEASRPAPVPGEARTYLLLGSDSRVSAGDASQWAAGAQRTDAIMLVHLPADRSGLYVMSIPRDSWVDVPGHGRAKINAAFSWGGPALLVQTVEQLTGLRVDHVGVVDFEGFVAMTDALGGVEVTVPEATQDARASFPAGTSTMDGEQALDYVRQRYGLDDGDLDRVRRHQNWVRAVLRGALSRDTLTDPRQLDAFLLATTSAVALDSSFGVADLRDLALELRGLRSEDVDFLTVPVAGTGRSEDGQSVVLLDHPAADGLWQAVRDGTLPAWTATADADLLGSTVD
- a CDS encoding vWA domain-containing protein encodes the protein ARRRREVSRRGDADGALTRAQAQLDQALALERDALAGRQDDDARFDETRLASLPRSTSRAVQELADYAWSSPEAQELYQGILDGLQQEVLDHQFDGISDALRQMAEGGGQESSEALQKMLGDLDDLLEAHARGEDTTEQFEQFMAEHGDLVPGEPKDTDELVDALARRSAEAQRLLQSMSPQQRAELAALTEAALGRDPGLAEAMARLSQRLREARPEAFQRGPGRGGLSGEEPLGYGEAASALGELADLDDLLDSLGQEHPGATLDDVDVEQVERALGRSAAQEVAALKELERQLREQGWVTGPAEEARLSPKAMRRLGQSALRAIAQRLTGRGRGEHDDPRAGSSGEPTGAWREWRFGDEQPLDVVRTVQNAVLRSAQQPGGRSGGAVRLAVEDMAVVETEDRSRAAVALCVDLSFSMVSEGRWAPMKRTALALQHLVSSRYAHDSLQVIGFDRHARPMTTTELAHVEPEYVQGTNLAHALALAREHVSRHPDATPVVLVVTDGEPTAHNETWTMPDGSVEVEAVFDWPPRPETVQATVREVDALTRMRVPIDVVMLGEDPGLVRFVDAIARRNGGRVLSADPDRLGGAVVADYLRARRG